A window from Pseudomonas kribbensis encodes these proteins:
- a CDS encoding CS1 type fimbrial major subunit codes for MFKKIAITASLAALALGSSVTFAAGEARHSINLIAHVPTNGFYVVPTDADLVNKDQDMSFQPSTGQMREINGFFDVRNNNGSVHASLESVPQLIYGSATIPLEVSFNNKVLTQTPQMVVGESESDVNYRAPLKISAKGTTFNPGDYTGTVAMTFDAVPPVLTH; via the coding sequence ATGTTCAAGAAAATCGCAATCACCGCTTCTCTCGCCGCCCTGGCACTGGGCTCTTCCGTGACCTTCGCTGCCGGTGAGGCGCGCCACTCCATCAACCTCATCGCCCATGTGCCGACCAATGGTTTCTACGTGGTGCCGACCGATGCGGATCTGGTCAACAAGGACCAGGACATGAGCTTTCAGCCAAGCACCGGCCAGATGCGTGAGATCAACGGCTTCTTTGACGTGCGCAACAACAACGGTTCGGTTCACGCCAGCCTGGAAAGTGTTCCGCAATTGATCTATGGAAGCGCCACCATTCCGCTGGAAGTTTCGTTCAACAACAAGGTGCTGACCCAGACTCCGCAAATGGTCGTGGGCGAGTCCGAGTCCGATGTGAACTATCGCGCACCGCTGAAGATCAGCGCCAAGGGCACCACGTTCAACCCGGGTGATTACACCGGTACTGTCGCGATGACCTTCGACGCCGTACCACCCGTCCTCACGCATTGA
- a CDS encoding molecular chaperone encodes MTRLFLLSLCTLFWTTANAGPQINVGTVYDYLDGEKSTYLKRVFNSGDSTAFVKVNVLEIVYDEGGQPREVPVTSAADGASRNGLMASPARLIIPAQGMQGTRLLYMGERERERYFRVRFVPVVPEKEDDFVVSGEEREDYKKTLSAGVNVMTGFGTVFFVRPKDARYDTVLNDTGNRYEVRNNGNTVVVVDEFKSCSLDKETDCGATVKHHVMAGRTFAFDKEKGREYRFKLVEGERRQDLKVVSR; translated from the coding sequence ATGACTCGCCTGTTTTTACTGTCGCTGTGCACGCTGTTCTGGACAACGGCCAATGCCGGACCGCAAATCAATGTGGGTACGGTGTACGACTACCTGGACGGCGAAAAAAGCACCTACCTGAAACGGGTGTTCAACAGCGGTGACAGCACTGCGTTCGTCAAGGTCAACGTGCTGGAAATTGTCTACGACGAAGGCGGTCAACCCAGGGAAGTTCCGGTCACCAGCGCTGCCGACGGGGCCTCGCGCAACGGTCTGATGGCCAGCCCGGCGCGGCTGATCATCCCGGCCCAGGGCATGCAGGGCACCCGTCTGCTGTACATGGGCGAGCGCGAACGGGAGCGCTATTTCCGGGTGCGTTTCGTGCCGGTGGTGCCGGAGAAGGAAGACGATTTCGTGGTCTCCGGCGAAGAGCGCGAGGACTACAAGAAGACCCTCTCGGCGGGCGTCAACGTGATGACCGGATTCGGCACGGTGTTTTTCGTACGTCCCAAAGATGCCCGCTACGACACTGTCCTCAACGACACCGGCAATCGGTATGAAGTGCGCAACAACGGCAACACGGTGGTCGTGGTCGATGAATTCAAGAGCTGCTCGCTGGACAAGGAAACCGACTGCGGTGCGACCGTCAAACACCACGTCATGGCCGGTCGCACGTTTGCCTTCGACAAGGAGAAGGGCCGCGAATACCGCTTCAAACTCGTGGAAGGCGAGCGCAGGCAGGATCTCAAGGTCGTCAGCCGCTGA
- a CDS encoding DUF6124 family protein, with translation MKKPTPNPPESNDASPYESPDSKKLHEAAERALDHYLKPNATTLRFHKPSTMFQVAPDQDSESLLVHACESLAQANLMTSDIAAHIDLPQRRTILAIQQIIMLAELAVNRVLDNVEVQRYPTHS, from the coding sequence ATGAAAAAACCAACACCCAATCCCCCCGAATCAAACGACGCATCGCCCTACGAATCGCCAGATTCCAAAAAACTCCACGAAGCCGCCGAGCGCGCCCTCGACCACTACCTGAAACCCAACGCCACCACCCTGCGCTTCCATAAACCCAGCACCATGTTCCAGGTCGCACCCGATCAGGACAGCGAAAGCCTGCTGGTCCACGCCTGCGAATCACTGGCACAGGCCAACCTCATGACCAGCGACATCGCCGCACACATCGACCTCCCGCAGCGGCGGACAATCCTGGCCATTCAGCAAATCATCATGCTGGCCGAGCTGGCGGTGAATCGGGTGCTGGATAACGTCGAAGTACAGCGTTACCCAACACACAGCTGA
- a CDS encoding glucose/quinate/shikimate family membrane-bound PQQ-dependent dehydrogenase produces MSTESASSRGRLLPSLLGILLLLMGLAMLAGGIKLSTLGGSLYYLLAGIGITLTGILLLMRRRAALGLYAIVLFASTVWALWEVGLDWWQLVPRLALWFVLGFVMLLPWFRRPLLLNGPAPMGTGGLTVAVVLAGLTALASLFTHPGETFGELGRDTADTTSTAPAMPDGDWQAYGRTEFGDRYSPLKQITPANVGKLQEAWRIQTGDLPTADDPVELTNENTPLKANGMLYACTAHSKVLALDPDTGKELWRFDPQIKSPVGFKGFAHMTCRGVSYYDEAAYAKSENAASAVISEAGKAVAQACPRRLYLPTADARLIALNADTGKICEGFGNKGVVDLTQGIGPFTAGGYYSTSPAAITRDLVIMGGHVTDNESTNEPSGVIRAFDVRDGHLVWNWDSDKPDATEPLAPGQIYSRNSANMWSLASVDEKLGMVFLPLGNQTPDQWGADRTPGAEKFSAGIVALDLATGKVRWNYQFTHHDLWDMDVGSQPTLLDMKTADGIKPALIAPTKQGSLYVLDRRDGTPIIPIREIPVPQGAVKGDHTAPTQARSDLNLLAPELTEKAMWGASPFDQMLCRIQFKELRYEGQYTPPSEQGSLIYPGNVGVFNWGGVSVDPVRQMLFTSPNYMAFVSKMIPRAEVAADSKRESETAGIQPNTGAPYAVTMHPFMSPLGVPCQAPAWGYVAGIDLTTGKVVWKRKNGTSRDSSPIPIGFTLGVPSMGGSIVTAGGVGFLSGTLDQYLRAYDVNTGKELWKSRLPAGGQATPMTYTGKDGKQYVLLVVGGHGSLGTKMGDYVIAYKLPE; encoded by the coding sequence ATGAGCACCGAAAGTGCTTCGAGTCGAGGCCGTCTGCTTCCGAGCCTGCTCGGCATTCTGCTTCTACTGATGGGCCTGGCCATGCTGGCCGGGGGAATCAAGCTGAGCACGCTCGGCGGCTCGCTGTACTACCTGCTGGCCGGTATCGGCATCACGCTGACCGGCATTCTGTTGCTGATGCGTCGCCGCGCAGCACTGGGCCTGTACGCCATCGTGCTGTTTGCCAGCACCGTCTGGGCGCTGTGGGAAGTCGGTCTGGACTGGTGGCAACTGGTGCCGCGTCTGGCGCTGTGGTTCGTCCTCGGCTTCGTGATGCTGCTGCCATGGTTCCGTCGTCCACTGCTGCTCAACGGTCCTGCACCGATGGGCACCGGCGGCCTGACCGTAGCCGTGGTGCTGGCCGGCCTCACCGCTCTGGCCAGCCTGTTTACCCACCCGGGCGAAACCTTCGGTGAACTGGGTCGCGACACCGCCGACACCACCAGCACCGCGCCAGCCATGCCCGATGGCGACTGGCAGGCCTACGGCCGCACCGAATTCGGTGACCGCTACTCGCCACTGAAGCAGATCACCCCGGCCAACGTCGGCAAGCTGCAGGAAGCCTGGCGCATCCAGACCGGCGACCTGCCGACCGCCGATGATCCGGTGGAGCTGACCAACGAAAACACCCCGCTGAAAGCCAACGGCATGCTCTATGCCTGCACCGCACACAGCAAAGTGCTGGCGCTGGACCCGGACACCGGCAAGGAACTGTGGCGCTTCGACCCGCAGATCAAGAGCCCGGTCGGCTTCAAGGGCTTCGCCCACATGACCTGCCGTGGCGTGTCGTACTACGACGAAGCCGCTTACGCCAAGTCTGAAAACGCTGCGTCCGCCGTCATCTCCGAGGCCGGCAAAGCCGTCGCTCAGGCTTGCCCTCGTCGTCTGTACCTGCCAACCGCCGATGCACGCCTGATCGCACTGAACGCCGACACCGGCAAGATCTGCGAAGGCTTCGGCAATAAAGGCGTGGTCGACCTGACCCAAGGCATCGGCCCGTTCACCGCCGGTGGCTACTACTCCACCTCGCCAGCCGCGATCACTCGTGATCTGGTGATCATGGGTGGTCACGTCACCGACAACGAATCGACCAACGAGCCATCGGGCGTGATCCGCGCCTTCGACGTGCGCGACGGTCACCTGGTGTGGAACTGGGACAGCGACAAGCCGGACGCCACCGAGCCTCTGGCCCCGGGTCAGATCTACAGCCGCAACTCGGCCAACATGTGGTCGCTGGCCAGCGTCGATGAAAAACTCGGCATGGTCTTCCTGCCACTGGGCAACCAGACCCCTGACCAGTGGGGCGCCGATCGCACCCCGGGCGCCGAGAAATTCAGCGCCGGCATCGTCGCGCTGGACCTGGCCACCGGTAAAGTGCGCTGGAACTACCAGTTCACCCACCACGACCTGTGGGACATGGACGTCGGCAGCCAGCCAACCCTGCTGGACATGAAAACCGCCGACGGCATCAAGCCTGCGCTGATCGCCCCGACCAAACAGGGCAGCCTGTACGTCCTCGACCGTCGTGACGGCACGCCGATCATCCCGATCCGCGAGATCCCGGTTCCGCAAGGCGCCGTGAAAGGCGACCACACCGCACCGACCCAGGCCCGTTCGGACCTGAACCTGCTGGCCCCGGAACTGACCGAAAAAGCCATGTGGGGCGCCAGCCCGTTCGACCAGATGCTGTGCCGCATCCAGTTCAAGGAACTGCGCTACGAAGGCCAGTACACGCCTCCGTCGGAACAGGGCAGCCTGATCTATCCGGGTAACGTCGGCGTGTTCAACTGGGGCGGTGTTTCTGTCGACCCGGTTCGCCAGATGCTGTTCACCAGCCCGAACTACATGGCCTTCGTCTCGAAGATGATCCCGCGTGCCGAAGTGGCCGCCGACAGCAAACGCGAAAGCGAAACTGCCGGTATCCAGCCAAACACCGGCGCGCCATATGCCGTGACCATGCATCCGTTCATGTCGCCACTGGGCGTACCGTGCCAGGCCCCGGCCTGGGGCTATGTCGCCGGTATCGACCTGACCACCGGCAAGGTCGTGTGGAAACGCAAGAACGGCACCAGCCGCGACAGCTCGCCGATCCCGATCGGCTTCACCCTGGGCGTGCCAAGCATGGGTGGTTCGATCGTCACCGCCGGCGGCGTCGGCTTCCTCAGCGGCACCCTCGACCAGTACCTGCGCGCCTACGACGTGAACACTGGTAAAGAGCTGTGGAAATCCCGTCTGCCTGCAGGCGGCCAGGCGACCCCGATGACCTACACCGGCAAGGACGGCAAGCAATACGTCCTGCTCGTGGTGGGTGGTCACGGTTCGCTGGGCACCAAGATGGGTGACTATGTGATTGCGTACAAACTACCGGAATAA
- a CDS encoding PadR family transcriptional regulator, translating into MRDHHSPHRDHGDSRDGFEKRHGRERGGRGPRVFAPGDLKLLLLALIAEQPCHGYDLIRQIETMFDGAYSPSPGVIYPTLTFLEESEMITGDAEGGKKRYAITDAGRQSLSEQAVALDGVRMRIDVSKRSLRGHDRPPEIHEAVHNLRHALQMHHGRWSPEEILRVRDLLNDTAKAIVDGPAVQPAPEKAE; encoded by the coding sequence ATGAGAGACCATCATTCCCCCCACCGCGACCACGGCGACAGTCGTGACGGCTTCGAAAAACGCCACGGCCGCGAGCGCGGCGGACGCGGCCCGCGGGTATTCGCCCCCGGCGATCTGAAATTGCTGCTGCTGGCATTGATCGCCGAGCAGCCATGCCACGGCTACGACCTGATCCGCCAGATCGAAACCATGTTCGACGGCGCCTACAGCCCCAGCCCCGGCGTGATCTACCCGACCCTGACGTTTCTCGAAGAAAGCGAAATGATCACCGGCGATGCCGAGGGCGGCAAAAAGCGTTACGCAATCACCGATGCCGGTCGCCAATCGCTGAGCGAACAGGCCGTGGCCCTCGACGGCGTGCGTATGCGTATCGACGTCAGCAAGCGCTCATTGCGCGGCCACGACCGGCCGCCGGAAATCCATGAAGCGGTGCACAACCTGCGTCATGCGCTGCAAATGCACCACGGGCGCTGGAGCCCGGAAGAAATCCTGCGGGTGCGCGACCTGCTCAACGACACCGCCAAAGCCATCGTCGACGGCCCCGCCGTTCAACCTGCTCCGGAGAAAGCCGAATGA
- a CDS encoding Pr6Pr family membrane protein: protein MNAVLRRRLITSAAVLGWAGLAIQLYLIFFARLSVGASLLGGLVSFFSYFTVITNTLVAVVLTCAVTDRESAARRWFLQPWVSSGIAVSIAVVGLAYSILLRHLWHPQGWQFIADELLHDVMPLLFLAYWWVCVPKGSLRLKHLPLWLIYPLVYFAYALLRGHLLGAYAYPFIDVALLGYPQVFVNAGGILAGFVLIALLVIGIDRWKGRRL from the coding sequence ATGAACGCCGTGCTGCGGCGACGCCTGATCACTTCGGCTGCGGTGCTGGGCTGGGCCGGGCTGGCGATTCAGCTGTACCTGATTTTCTTTGCGCGCCTGAGTGTCGGCGCCAGTCTGCTGGGCGGGCTGGTGAGTTTCTTCAGTTACTTCACCGTGATCACCAACACCCTGGTGGCGGTGGTGCTGACCTGCGCGGTGACGGATCGCGAATCCGCTGCGCGCCGCTGGTTTCTGCAACCCTGGGTCAGCAGCGGGATTGCCGTCAGTATTGCGGTGGTGGGCCTGGCCTACAGCATTCTGCTGCGGCATCTGTGGCATCCGCAGGGTTGGCAGTTTATCGCTGACGAATTGCTCCACGACGTGATGCCGCTGCTATTCCTGGCCTATTGGTGGGTGTGCGTGCCGAAGGGCAGCTTGCGTCTGAAGCATCTGCCGCTGTGGCTGATCTATCCGCTGGTGTACTTCGCTTATGCGCTGTTGCGCGGGCATCTGCTGGGGGCTTACGCGTATCCGTTCATTGACGTGGCACTGCTGGGTTATCCACAGGTGTTCGTCAATGCCGGGGGGATTCTGGCGGGATTTGTGCTGATTGCGTTGCTGGTGATCGGGATTGATCGCTGGAAGGGGCGGCGCCTTTAG
- a CDS encoding TcfC E-set like domain-containing protein — protein MFPMTPIAVALALLFCAGATAAPVSAGSTPRSLLAQAKGLPADFEEHFFDVPLAVRVELDQQPLGEALVVLSRDDRITLLEFTDTSENRYSPAEREQWAAYLKPGVPLGDCSGTCPNDVLAVHYNLESSLVSILTRHAERDLEAKRFHDQPLEGSSGLMVRNQLNLNGGQDQDLGGRYGLEASGSLGNWSQTFNMQLARMGGPDDKLYHAVHELYTQRELQGSFFRLGYFTPNSEGLTRQPRTFGTSPDTAVGVMYGSSDSLAINNAMPSVYPIYVTANRQGSVEIYRDGLLINTQSVPAGLQTLDTRPLPGGIYEVEVRLIEDGQITSTTQELVYKPNNWRNLDERWRYNLFAGEESKLLSNWDQQASGSPTAGASINYLAHPRVILGLSARQIREKLQYGTSIDWTLANHLSLYANVYQTRDYGTGLDLQSLYNYGAGSLILSHNRSWLDTTYQYDTLPDGTRVRQRNVFVGQTSNSSLAINHRLDQRNSFNARVAHSEGNVEGVGVDLGWNRRAVLFGNDANWRLSLFDRPGSFSSGDDRSRGVDLSLNLAIGGPGQQLTGSIGSRTDRDGGRDNNASLGWRKDFKDHVLQNVSVTALTDTYGMGLSSLANFRTDAVNGDGFVQRSSYNNKLTGGLNLDSTLVMGGEKMLMTSEYEMRGAGMIVDVESDIDGIALRADDLSGGGAALKPGRNFIPLTAYQNSSVSFDFEGNHVPAATIAPARTRYHLNKGGVDYRHIRVMKTLTVLGRLVDAQGRPLRGHHVINHASRGVTEVDGFFSMEMNAGSPTLEVRRENSLLCQFRLNEKEHRSENNVLMIGDLRCTPDTLADLASTEQKAG, from the coding sequence ATGTTCCCGATGACACCCATCGCGGTCGCGCTTGCGCTGCTGTTTTGTGCCGGTGCGACGGCGGCCCCTGTTTCCGCGGGTTCGACACCCCGCAGTCTGCTGGCGCAAGCCAAAGGTTTGCCGGCGGATTTCGAGGAGCATTTCTTTGACGTGCCCCTGGCCGTGCGGGTCGAGCTAGACCAGCAGCCACTGGGCGAGGCTCTGGTGGTGCTGTCGCGCGATGACCGCATCACCCTGCTCGAATTCACCGATACCAGCGAAAACCGCTACAGCCCTGCCGAGCGGGAACAATGGGCGGCGTATCTCAAGCCCGGCGTGCCCTTGGGCGATTGCAGCGGTACGTGCCCGAATGACGTGCTGGCAGTGCATTACAACCTGGAAAGCTCCCTGGTCTCGATCCTCACCCGCCATGCCGAGCGCGATCTCGAGGCCAAGCGTTTTCACGATCAGCCACTGGAAGGCAGTAGCGGCCTGATGGTGCGCAACCAGCTCAACCTCAATGGTGGTCAGGATCAGGATCTGGGCGGGCGCTATGGCCTGGAGGCCAGTGGCAGCCTGGGCAACTGGAGCCAGACGTTCAACATGCAACTGGCACGCATGGGCGGCCCCGACGACAAGCTGTACCACGCCGTGCACGAGCTTTACACCCAGCGCGAGCTGCAAGGCAGCTTCTTTCGCCTGGGTTATTTCACCCCCAATTCCGAAGGCCTGACCCGTCAGCCGCGAACGTTCGGCACCAGCCCCGATACGGCGGTCGGTGTGATGTACGGCAGCTCCGACAGTCTGGCCATCAACAATGCGATGCCCAGCGTCTACCCGATTTATGTCACCGCCAACCGTCAGGGGTCGGTGGAGATCTATCGCGACGGCCTGCTGATCAATACCCAGTCGGTGCCCGCCGGGTTGCAGACCCTGGATACCCGGCCGCTGCCCGGCGGTATCTATGAAGTGGAAGTGCGGCTGATCGAAGACGGACAGATCACCTCCACCACCCAGGAGCTGGTCTACAAGCCGAACAACTGGCGCAACCTCGACGAGCGCTGGCGCTACAACCTGTTCGCCGGCGAAGAGAGCAAGCTGCTCAGCAACTGGGATCAACAGGCCAGCGGCAGTCCCACGGCAGGCGCGTCGATCAACTACCTGGCGCATCCGCGGGTGATTCTCGGGCTGTCGGCACGCCAGATCCGGGAAAAACTGCAGTACGGCACGTCCATCGACTGGACCCTGGCCAACCATCTCAGTCTGTATGCCAACGTCTACCAGACCCGGGATTACGGCACGGGCCTGGATCTGCAAAGCCTCTACAACTACGGCGCCGGCAGCCTGATCCTCAGCCATAACCGCAGTTGGCTGGACACCACCTATCAATACGACACCCTGCCCGACGGTACGCGGGTGCGCCAACGCAATGTGTTCGTCGGCCAGACCAGCAACTCTTCGCTGGCGATCAACCATCGCCTCGATCAACGCAACTCTTTCAATGCGCGGGTCGCCCACAGTGAGGGCAATGTCGAAGGCGTCGGCGTGGATCTGGGCTGGAACCGGCGGGCGGTGCTGTTCGGTAACGACGCCAACTGGCGCCTGTCGCTGTTCGACCGGCCGGGCAGTTTCAGCAGTGGAGATGATCGCAGCCGTGGCGTCGATCTGAGCCTGAACCTGGCCATCGGCGGGCCGGGTCAGCAACTCACCGGCAGCATCGGTTCGCGCACCGATCGCGATGGCGGCCGCGACAACAACGCCTCGCTGGGCTGGCGCAAGGACTTCAAGGATCACGTGCTGCAAAACGTTTCGGTGACGGCATTGACCGACACCTATGGGATGGGCCTGTCGAGCCTGGCCAATTTCCGCACCGACGCGGTCAATGGCGACGGGTTCGTCCAGCGTTCGTCCTATAACAACAAGCTGACCGGCGGCCTCAACCTCGACAGCACCCTGGTGATGGGCGGAGAAAAGATGCTGATGACCAGCGAATACGAGATGCGCGGTGCCGGCATGATCGTTGACGTGGAGTCGGACATCGACGGCATCGCCCTGCGTGCGGACGATCTCAGTGGCGGCGGTGCGGCCTTGAAGCCGGGGCGCAATTTCATCCCGCTGACTGCGTACCAGAACAGCTCCGTGAGCTTCGACTTCGAGGGCAACCATGTGCCCGCTGCGACCATCGCTCCTGCCCGTACCCGCTATCACCTGAACAAGGGCGGCGTGGACTACCGGCACATCCGGGTGATGAAGACTCTCACTGTGCTCGGCCGTCTGGTGGATGCACAGGGCCGGCCGCTCAGGGGCCATCACGTGATCAACCACGCCAGTCGCGGGGTCACGGAGGTCGACGGGTTTTTCTCGATGGAAATGAACGCCGGCTCGCCGACCCTTGAGGTGCGTCGGGAGAACAGCCTGCTGTGTCAGTTCCGCCTCAACGAGAAAGAGCATCGCAGCGAAAACAATGTGCTGATGATCGGTGACCTGCGCTGCACGCCGGACACCCTGGCCGATCTCGCATCCACCGAACAGAAGGCGGGTTGA
- a CDS encoding VF530 family DNA-binding protein, which yields MNDHNPDPLHGVTLEQILNALVTHYEWSGLAERIDIRCFKSDPTIKSSLTFLRKTPWAREKVERLYVKLMRTKRPL from the coding sequence ATGAACGACCACAACCCCGATCCGCTGCACGGCGTGACTCTCGAACAGATCCTCAATGCACTGGTGACCCATTACGAATGGTCGGGCCTGGCCGAGCGCATCGACATCCGTTGCTTCAAGAGCGATCCGACCATCAAGTCGAGCCTGACCTTTTTGCGCAAGACGCCATGGGCGCGGGAAAAGGTCGAGCGGCTATACGTGAAGCTGATGCGCACCAAGCGTCCGCTCTGA
- a CDS encoding carbohydrate porin, whose protein sequence is MPDFPLFRDSAISILRLIGGCTALGLATCTQAAPAFDSESPYMLGDWNGTRSELSEKGIDFKLDYTGEMGSNLHGGYDHDRTARYSDQWGLGTHLDLQKLLGWNDAEFQLTVTKRSGNNISNDRINDPRVGGFTSAQEVWGRGQTTRLTQMWYQQKFFDQKLDIKVGRFGEGEDFNSFPCDFQNLAFCGSQVGNWVGGIWYNWPVSQWALRVKYHLTPELYAQVGAYEQNPSNLDRGNGFKLSGSGTQGAILPVELVWTPKLNGLPGEYRAGYYYSNAKATDAYKDSNGQPAALSGEAYRSASSKHGVWLGVQQQITSVASDNSRGLSVFANGTMHDKKTNAIDNYVQAGLVYKGLFDARAKDDIGFALARVHVNPAYRKNAEATNQARAVYDYDDPSYLPPQDTEYSAELYYGVHVTNWLTVRPNLQYIRHPGGVDKVDDALIGGIKIQSSF, encoded by the coding sequence ATGCCCGATTTTCCGCTTTTCCGAGACAGCGCTATCTCAATCCTGCGCCTGATCGGCGGCTGCACCGCCCTTGGCCTCGCCACCTGCACCCAGGCCGCTCCGGCCTTCGACAGTGAATCACCGTATATGCTTGGTGACTGGAACGGCACCCGCAGCGAACTCTCGGAAAAAGGCATCGACTTCAAGCTCGACTACACCGGCGAAATGGGCAGCAATCTGCACGGTGGCTACGACCACGACCGCACCGCGCGCTACAGCGATCAATGGGGCCTCGGCACCCATCTGGACCTGCAAAAACTGCTGGGCTGGAACGACGCCGAATTCCAGTTGACCGTGACCAAACGCAGCGGCAACAACATCAGCAACGACCGCATCAACGACCCGCGCGTTGGCGGCTTCACTTCGGCCCAGGAAGTCTGGGGCCGTGGCCAGACCACCCGCCTGACGCAGATGTGGTACCAGCAGAAATTCTTCGACCAGAAGCTCGACATCAAGGTCGGCCGCTTCGGTGAAGGCGAAGACTTCAACAGCTTCCCGTGCGACTTCCAGAACTTGGCGTTCTGCGGCTCCCAGGTCGGCAACTGGGTCGGCGGCATCTGGTACAACTGGCCGGTCAGCCAATGGGCGCTGCGCGTCAAATATCACCTGACGCCGGAGCTGTACGCACAGGTCGGCGCCTATGAGCAGAACCCGTCGAACCTCGATCGCGGCAACGGCTTCAAACTCAGCGGCAGCGGCACCCAGGGCGCGATCCTGCCGGTGGAACTGGTGTGGACGCCGAAGCTCAACGGCCTGCCGGGCGAATACCGCGCCGGTTACTACTACAGCAACGCCAAGGCCACCGACGCCTATAAAGACAGCAACGGCCAGCCGGCGGCCCTGAGCGGCGAAGCCTATCGCAGCGCGTCGAGCAAACACGGCGTGTGGCTCGGCGTGCAGCAGCAGATCACCAGCGTCGCCAGCGACAACTCCCGTGGCCTGAGCGTGTTCGCCAACGGCACGATGCACGACAAGAAGACCAACGCCATCGACAACTACGTCCAGGCCGGTCTGGTCTACAAAGGCCTGTTCGACGCCCGCGCCAAGGACGACATCGGTTTCGCCCTGGCCCGCGTCCACGTCAACCCGGCCTACCGCAAGAACGCCGAGGCGACCAACCAGGCCCGCGCCGTCTACGACTACGACGATCCGTCCTACCTGCCGCCGCAGGACACCGAATACAGCGCCGAACTCTATTACGGCGTGCATGTCACCAACTGGCTGACCGTGCGCCCGAACCTGCAATACATCCGCCATCCGGGTGGAGTGGACAAGGTCGATGACGCGCTGATCGGCGGGATCAAGATCCAGTCGTCGTTCTGA
- a CDS encoding CS1 type fimbrial major subunit: MNKHWVAGALLAVAGAMSHGAWAAREERTFEVFVSVPKRPFYIVPTESDWIHRPQQLSWSVANATMGGLRKHFDVRHDTSAIEARLDGEPYLSNGRSGEDIPLRVSFNGVELSPDIQPREVVSRADAAAGSRVLLEIQPVKPPGGYRPGDYAGSVMLLFNARAPGE, translated from the coding sequence ATGAACAAGCATTGGGTTGCCGGCGCGTTGCTGGCCGTGGCCGGGGCAATGAGTCACGGGGCGTGGGCGGCTCGCGAGGAGCGCACCTTCGAGGTATTCGTATCGGTGCCGAAGCGGCCGTTCTACATCGTCCCCACCGAGTCGGACTGGATTCACCGGCCACAACAACTGTCCTGGAGTGTCGCGAACGCGACCATGGGTGGGCTGCGCAAGCACTTCGATGTGCGGCATGACACCAGCGCCATCGAGGCTCGCCTCGACGGTGAGCCTTATCTGTCCAATGGCAGGTCCGGTGAAGACATCCCGCTGCGGGTCAGTTTCAACGGTGTGGAGTTGAGCCCGGACATCCAGCCCAGGGAAGTGGTGTCCCGTGCCGACGCGGCCGCAGGTAGTCGTGTGCTGCTTGAAATCCAGCCAGTGAAACCTCCCGGCGGTTACCGGCCGGGCGATTACGCCGGCAGCGTCATGCTGCTGTTCAACGCCAGAGCGCCCGGCGAATAG
- a CDS encoding siderophore-interacting protein: MTEVQTQGIHRVMHEIKRRRLEVLRVVDLTPRMRRITLGGPELAGFISLGTDDHVKLLFPQNAEQTAALETLVLGAGKSDVPMPEMRDYTPRRYDLDKLELDIDFVLHGDGPASTWAEQAKPGQFLHIGGPRGSMIVPDIFDSYLLIGDETALPAIARRLEGLAANRKALVVVEVENGKEQQALESAAQVNVIWVLRGANKDSLLTTVKQLQVPKGNLYAWVATETKVSRQIRRVLLDEHGLDEQFVKAVGYWRAEGTEEE, encoded by the coding sequence ATGACTGAAGTCCAGACCCAAGGCATCCACCGTGTGATGCATGAAATCAAACGCCGTCGCCTGGAAGTGTTGCGCGTGGTCGACCTGACCCCGCGCATGCGCCGTATCACCCTCGGCGGGCCGGAACTGGCCGGGTTCATCAGCCTGGGCACTGACGACCACGTCAAACTGCTGTTCCCGCAGAACGCCGAGCAGACCGCCGCGCTGGAAACCCTGGTGCTCGGCGCCGGCAAAAGCGACGTGCCGATGCCCGAGATGCGCGACTACACACCGCGTCGTTATGACCTCGACAAACTGGAGCTCGACATCGACTTCGTCCTGCACGGCGACGGCCCTGCCTCGACCTGGGCCGAACAGGCGAAACCGGGGCAGTTCCTGCACATCGGCGGCCCGCGTGGCTCGATGATCGTGCCGGACATCTTCGACAGCTACCTGCTGATCGGCGACGAAACCGCCCTGCCCGCCATCGCCCGCCGCCTCGAAGGCCTGGCGGCCAATCGCAAGGCGCTGGTGGTGGTCGAAGTGGAAAACGGCAAGGAACAGCAGGCGCTGGAAAGCGCGGCGCAGGTCAACGTGATCTGGGTGTTGCGCGGTGCGAACAAGGACAGCCTGCTGACCACCGTGAAGCAGTTGCAGGTGCCCAAGGGCAATCTGTATGCGTGGGTGGCGACGGAAACGAAAGTCTCGCGGCAGATCCGCCGGGTGCTGCTCGATGAGCACGGGCTGGACGAGCAGTTCGTCAAAGCCGTCGGTTACTGGCGCGCAGAAGGCACCGAAGAGGAGTGA